In the Streptomyces sp. cg36 genome, one interval contains:
- a CDS encoding carboxymuconolactone decarboxylase family protein has protein sequence MTTNGNTVNENNDPASGALVPEHSPRLHWAKTAPEVYKAMVKLDAAAGRGVDPVIHELVKIRASQLNHCAFCLDMHTKDALAAGESVERIVQLNAWEESKHFYTEKELAAIELTEAITVLTDGFVPDEVYARAAAHFDETELGHLIAAITVINAWNRFGVTTRMVPGHYTPGMYK, from the coding sequence ATGACCACGAACGGGAACACGGTGAACGAGAACAACGACCCCGCCTCCGGCGCCCTGGTGCCCGAGCACTCCCCCCGGCTGCACTGGGCGAAGACCGCCCCCGAGGTCTACAAGGCCATGGTGAAGCTGGACGCGGCGGCCGGGCGCGGGGTCGACCCGGTGATCCACGAGCTGGTCAAGATCCGCGCCTCCCAGCTCAACCACTGCGCCTTCTGCCTCGACATGCACACCAAGGACGCGCTGGCGGCGGGCGAGTCCGTCGAGCGGATCGTGCAGCTCAACGCCTGGGAGGAGTCGAAGCACTTCTACACGGAGAAGGAGCTGGCCGCGATCGAGCTGACCGAGGCCATCACCGTGCTGACCGACGGCTTCGTGCCGGACGAGGTGTACGCCAGGGCCGCCGCGCACTTCGACGAGACCGAGCTCGGCCACCTCATCGCCGCGATCACCGTCATCAACGCCTGGAACCGCTTCGGCGTCACCACCCGGATGGTGCCGGGCCACTACACCCCCGGGATGTACAAGTGA
- a CDS encoding carboxymuconolactone decarboxylase family protein — MTARSWQVPQEVYRALAGVSAAAKKQLDPTVAELVMVRASQLNHCAFCLDMHLELARKHGETEGRLDLVAAWEEAGDRFSERERAALALTESITVLTDGFVPDEVYAQAARYFDENELAHLIAAITAINTWNRLMVARRTAPGETEWHS, encoded by the coding sequence GTGACCGCTCGCTCCTGGCAGGTCCCCCAGGAGGTCTACCGGGCGCTCGCGGGGGTCAGCGCCGCCGCGAAGAAGCAGCTCGACCCGACCGTGGCCGAGCTGGTCATGGTCCGGGCCTCCCAGCTCAACCACTGCGCCTTCTGCCTGGACATGCATCTGGAGCTCGCCCGCAAGCACGGCGAGACCGAGGGACGGCTCGATCTCGTCGCGGCCTGGGAGGAAGCGGGCGACCGCTTCAGCGAGCGCGAGCGGGCCGCGCTCGCCCTCACCGAATCGATAACGGTCCTGACCGACGGATTCGTTCCCGACGAGGTGTACGCGCAGGCCGCGCGGTACTTCGACGAGAACGAACTGGCCCATCTCATCGCCGCGATCACCGCCATCAACACCTGGAACCGGCTGATGGTGGCCCGCCGTACCGCACCCGGAGAGACCGAATGGCACAGCTGA
- a CDS encoding PLP-dependent aminotransferase family protein, with protein MVESWATSTGTLAKVFGVDLHVDVGAGGLRAGLMDALREAVRGGRLAPGTRLPSSRSLAADLGIARNTVADAYAELVAEGWLTARQGSGTRVAQRAAPKRARQSGPRHPARRNPTYSLLAGTPDLASFPRAEWLKASRRALTAAPHDAFGYGDPRGRVELRTVLAEYLARARGVYASPERIVVCAGFVHGLMLLGRVLRARRVREIGVESYGLDAHRDLLTAAGLRTPPLPFDEVGTRTGEWGAAKGLGAVLLTPAHQFPVGVALPPDRRAAAVDWARTAGAVILEDDYDGEFRYDRQPVGALQGLDPEHVVYLGTASKSLAPGLRLAWMVLPEELAGEVAETKGAVDWSCGSLEQLTLAEFISSGAYDRHVRGMRLRYRRRRDQLVAALAERAPDVRVSGIAAGLHAVLELPPGTERAVIQAAAWQGLALQGLSHFRHPATPATRDALVVGYGAPPDSAWAGALDALCSVLP; from the coding sequence ATGGTGGAATCCTGGGCCACTTCCACGGGAACCCTGGCCAAAGTCTTCGGTGTCGACCTCCATGTCGACGTGGGCGCGGGCGGGCTGCGGGCGGGGCTGATGGACGCGCTGCGCGAGGCGGTGCGCGGCGGGCGGCTCGCCCCCGGCACCCGGCTGCCCTCCTCGCGCTCGCTCGCCGCCGACCTGGGCATCGCGCGCAACACGGTGGCCGACGCGTACGCGGAGCTGGTCGCGGAAGGCTGGCTCACCGCCCGCCAGGGCTCCGGCACCCGGGTCGCGCAGCGGGCCGCGCCGAAGCGGGCCCGGCAGAGCGGGCCGCGCCACCCGGCGCGCCGCAACCCCACGTACAGCCTGCTGGCGGGCACCCCCGACCTGGCGTCGTTCCCGCGCGCGGAGTGGCTGAAGGCTTCGCGGCGGGCCCTGACGGCGGCGCCCCACGACGCCTTCGGCTACGGCGACCCGCGCGGGCGCGTCGAGCTGCGCACGGTGCTGGCCGAGTATCTGGCCCGGGCGCGCGGGGTGTACGCCTCGCCGGAGCGGATCGTGGTCTGCGCCGGGTTCGTGCACGGCCTGATGCTGCTGGGGCGGGTGCTGCGGGCGCGCCGGGTGCGGGAGATCGGCGTCGAGTCGTACGGGCTGGACGCGCACCGCGATCTGCTGACGGCGGCGGGCCTGCGCACCCCGCCGCTGCCGTTCGACGAGGTCGGCACCCGCACCGGGGAGTGGGGTGCGGCCAAGGGACTCGGGGCGGTGCTGCTCACGCCCGCGCACCAGTTCCCGGTCGGGGTCGCGCTGCCGCCGGACCGTCGGGCGGCGGCGGTCGACTGGGCGCGCACGGCGGGCGCGGTGATCCTGGAGGACGACTACGACGGCGAGTTCCGGTACGACAGGCAGCCGGTCGGGGCCTTGCAGGGGCTGGACCCCGAGCACGTCGTCTATCTGGGCACGGCCAGCAAGTCGCTCGCCCCGGGGCTGCGCCTGGCCTGGATGGTGCTGCCCGAGGAGCTGGCCGGTGAGGTCGCCGAGACCAAGGGCGCGGTCGACTGGTCGTGCGGCTCGCTGGAGCAGCTGACGCTGGCGGAGTTCATCTCCTCGGGCGCCTACGACCGCCATGTGCGCGGGATGCGGCTGCGCTACCGGCGCCGCCGCGACCAGCTGGTGGCCGCGCTCGCCGAGCGCGCGCCGGACGTCCGGGTCAGCGGCATCGCGGCGGGCCTGCACGCGGTCCTGGAGCTCCCGCCCGGCACCGAACGCGCGGTGATCCAGGCCGCCGCCTGGCAGGGCCTGGCCCTCCAGGGCCTCTCCCACTTCCGCCACCCCGCCACCCCGGCGACCCGGGACGCCCTGGTCGTCGGCTACGGCGCGCCTCCGGACAGCGCGTGGGCGGGGGCGCTGGACGCGCTGTGCAGCGTGCTGCCGTAG
- a CDS encoding malate dehydrogenase, with amino-acid sequence MTRTPVNVTVTGAAGQIGYALLFRIASGHLLGADVPVNLRLLEIPQGLKAAEGTAMELDDCAFPLLRGIEITDDANKAFDGANVALLVGARPRTKGMERGDLLSANGGIFKPQGKAINDNAADDIKVLVVGNPANTNALIAQAAAPDVPAERFTAMTRLDHNRAISQLAAKTGAAVSDIKRLTIWGNHSATQYPDIFHAEIAGKNAAELVNDEAWLADTFIPTVAKRGAAIIEARGASSAASAANAAIDHVHTWVNGTAAGDWTSMGIPSDGSYGVPEGLISSFPVTVKDGKYEIVQGLEINDFSRTRIDASVQELKEERDAVRELGLI; translated from the coding sequence ATGACCCGCACTCCCGTGAATGTCACCGTCACCGGCGCGGCCGGACAGATCGGCTACGCGCTGCTCTTCCGTATCGCCTCCGGTCACCTGCTCGGCGCGGACGTGCCGGTCAACCTGCGCCTCCTGGAGATCCCGCAGGGCCTGAAGGCCGCCGAGGGCACCGCCATGGAGCTCGACGACTGCGCCTTCCCGCTGCTGCGCGGCATCGAGATCACCGACGACGCCAACAAGGCGTTCGACGGTGCCAACGTCGCCCTGCTCGTGGGCGCCCGCCCGCGCACCAAGGGCATGGAGCGCGGTGACCTGCTCTCCGCCAACGGCGGCATCTTCAAGCCGCAGGGCAAGGCCATCAACGACAACGCCGCGGACGACATCAAGGTGCTCGTCGTCGGCAACCCGGCCAACACCAACGCCCTGATCGCCCAGGCCGCCGCCCCGGACGTGCCGGCCGAGCGCTTCACCGCGATGACCCGCCTGGACCACAACCGCGCGATCTCGCAGCTGGCCGCCAAGACCGGTGCCGCCGTCTCCGACATCAAGCGGCTGACGATCTGGGGCAACCACTCGGCCACCCAGTACCCGGACATCTTCCACGCCGAGATCGCCGGCAAGAACGCCGCCGAGCTGGTGAACGACGAGGCGTGGCTGGCCGACACCTTCATCCCGACCGTCGCCAAGCGCGGCGCGGCGATCATCGAGGCCCGTGGCGCCTCCTCGGCCGCCTCCGCCGCCAACGCCGCCATCGACCACGTCCACACGTGGGTCAACGGCACCGCCGCGGGCGACTGGACCTCCATGGGCATCCCCTCGGACGGCTCCTACGGCGTCCCCGAGGGCCTCATCTCCTCCTTCCCGGTCACCGTCAAGGACGGCAAGTACGAGATCGTCCAGGGCCTGGAGATCAACGACTTCTCGCGCACCCGCATCGACGCCTCGGTGCAGGAGCTCAAGGAAGAGCGTGACGCGGTCCGCGAGCTCGGCCTGATCTAG
- a CDS encoding DUF2690 domain-containing protein produces MPRWKALPDELDPQVREFASQLRRLVDRSGLSLAAVADRTGYSKTSWERYLGGRLLAPKGAIVALAEVTGTNPLHLTTMWELAERAWSRAEMRHDMTMEQIRISQARAALGEFGPVPGGPQSPVAQSPAPQRSAEPLPAATRPGAPGTPGGPAGHQGVPGMPQPEPAGAGRGRGPAVKDPGRGGRGPGGRRRLVMFVAGVLGALLVIAAAVLLTDLGGGDGTAAPAPSPTPTTAAPSLPAGVKCVHEGCTGQDPETMGCGGAFAKTVTSAKIGTALVQVRYSQTCGAAWARIQQAAPGDRVTIGAYTATGTRQGGSGTVDADKEAYTKMLAVDGPASARACATLAAGKKGCTARQR; encoded by the coding sequence ATGCCTCGCTGGAAGGCGCTGCCGGACGAACTCGACCCGCAGGTGCGGGAGTTCGCGAGCCAGTTGCGCAGACTGGTCGACCGCAGCGGACTCAGCCTGGCGGCGGTCGCCGACCGCACCGGCTACAGCAAGACCTCCTGGGAACGCTATCTGGGCGGGCGGCTGCTGGCGCCCAAGGGCGCGATCGTCGCGCTCGCCGAGGTGACCGGGACCAACCCCCTTCATCTGACCACCATGTGGGAGCTGGCGGAGCGAGCCTGGAGCCGGGCCGAGATGCGGCACGACATGACGATGGAGCAGATCCGGATATCCCAGGCGCGCGCGGCCCTGGGCGAGTTCGGCCCGGTCCCCGGCGGCCCGCAGAGCCCCGTCGCGCAGAGCCCCGCCCCGCAGCGCTCCGCCGAGCCCCTGCCGGCCGCGACCCGGCCCGGCGCCCCCGGCACGCCCGGCGGCCCGGCCGGCCACCAGGGCGTGCCCGGCATGCCGCAGCCCGAGCCGGCCGGTGCGGGCCGCGGTCGCGGACCGGCGGTCAAGGATCCCGGACGCGGCGGCCGGGGACCGGGCGGGCGGCGGCGACTGGTCATGTTCGTGGCGGGCGTCCTCGGCGCGCTGCTGGTCATCGCGGCGGCCGTGCTCCTCACCGACCTCGGCGGCGGCGACGGCACGGCGGCCCCGGCGCCCTCGCCGACGCCCACCACGGCCGCGCCCTCGCTGCCCGCGGGCGTCAAGTGCGTCCACGAGGGCTGCACCGGCCAGGACCCGGAGACGATGGGGTGCGGCGGCGCGTTCGCCAAGACGGTGACGTCCGCGAAGATCGGCACCGCGCTCGTCCAGGTCCGCTACAGCCAGACCTGCGGGGCCGCCTGGGCCCGCATCCAGCAGGCCGCGCCCGGCGACCGGGTGACGATCGGCGCGTACACCGCGACGGGCACCCGGCAGGGCGGCAGCGGCACGGTGGACGCCGACAAGGAGGCGTACACCAAGATGCTCGCGGTGGACGGCCCGGCGTCGGCCCGGGCGTGCGCCACGCTCGCCGCCGGGAAGAAGGGCTGCACCGCACGGCAGCGGTGA
- a CDS encoding bifunctional methylenetetrahydrofolate dehydrogenase/methenyltetrahydrofolate cyclohydrolase: MTAQILDGKATAAAIKSDLAVRVAALKEKGIHPGLGTVLVGEDPASQKYVAGKHRDCAQVGIASIQRELPATATQEEIEAVVRELNEDPECTGYIVQLPLPKGIDENRILSLMDPAKDADGLHPTNLGRLVLNEPGPLPCTPYGIIQLLRKHGVEINGAEVVVVGRGVTIGRPMPLLLTRRSENATVTQCHTGTRDLAAHLRRADIIVAAAGVPHLIKPEDVKPGAAVLDVGVSRDENGKILGDVHPGVTEVAGWISPNPGGVGPMTRAQLLVNVVEAAERGVAAS; the protein is encoded by the coding sequence ATGACCGCCCAGATTCTCGATGGCAAGGCCACCGCCGCAGCGATCAAGTCCGATCTGGCCGTCCGCGTGGCGGCCCTGAAGGAAAAGGGGATCCACCCCGGTCTCGGTACCGTCCTGGTCGGCGAGGACCCCGCCAGCCAGAAGTACGTCGCGGGCAAGCACCGCGACTGCGCCCAGGTCGGCATCGCCTCCATCCAGCGCGAACTGCCCGCCACCGCCACGCAGGAGGAGATCGAGGCGGTCGTCCGGGAGCTCAACGAGGACCCGGAGTGCACCGGTTACATCGTCCAGCTGCCGCTCCCCAAGGGCATCGACGAGAACCGCATCCTCTCCCTGATGGACCCGGCCAAGGACGCGGACGGGCTGCACCCGACCAACCTCGGCCGGCTGGTGCTCAACGAGCCCGGCCCGCTGCCCTGCACGCCGTACGGGATCATCCAGCTGCTCCGCAAGCACGGGGTGGAGATCAACGGCGCCGAGGTCGTGGTGGTCGGCCGCGGTGTCACCATCGGCCGTCCGATGCCGCTGCTGCTGACCCGCCGCTCCGAGAACGCGACGGTGACGCAGTGCCACACCGGCACCCGCGACCTGGCCGCGCACCTGCGCCGCGCCGACATCATCGTGGCGGCGGCCGGGGTGCCGCACCTGATCAAGCCCGAGGACGTCAAGCCGGGCGCGGCCGTCCTGGACGTCGGCGTCAGCCGCGACGAGAACGGCAAGATCCTCGGCGATGTGCACCCCGGGGTGACCGAGGTGGCCGGCTGGATCTCCCCCAACCCGGGTGGAGTCGGTCCGATGACCCGCGCCCAGCTGCTGGTCAATGTCGTTGAAGCGGCGGAGCGCGGCGTCGCCGCGAGCTGA
- the purH gene encoding bifunctional phosphoribosylaminoimidazolecarboxamide formyltransferase/IMP cyclohydrolase, translating into MSSKREIRRALVSVYDKSGLEELARGLHEAGVELVSTGSTAGRIAAAGVPVTKVEELTGFPECLDGRVKTLHPRVHAGILADLRLDSHREQLAELGVEPFDLVVVNLYPFKETVASGASADECVEQIDIGGPSMVRAAAKNHPSVAVVTSPERYADVLAAVRDGGFELAARKRLAAEAFQHTAAYDVAVASWMTNVYAPEDGAALPGFLGGTWERKSTLRYGENPHQAAALYTDGRPGGIANAEQLHGKEMSFNNYVDTEAARRAAYDHDEPCVAIIKHANPCGIAVDADLAAAHRKAHECDPLSAFGGVIAVNRPVTVAMAEQVAEIFTEVIAAPAYEDGAVEVLARKKNIRVLKVDGTPHQPGDLKPVSGGAVLQQTDVFQAEGDDPANWTLATGEALSADELKELLFAWKACRAVKSNAILLAKDGASVGVGMGQVNRVDSAKLAVERAGEERARGSYAASDAFFPFPDGLEILTAAGVKAVVQPGGSVRDELVVEAAKKAGVTMYFTGTRHFFH; encoded by the coding sequence GTGAGTAGCAAGCGGGAGATCCGTCGCGCGCTGGTCAGCGTCTACGACAAGAGCGGGCTGGAGGAGCTGGCGCGCGGGCTGCACGAGGCCGGCGTCGAGCTCGTCTCCACCGGGTCGACGGCCGGGCGCATCGCGGCCGCCGGAGTGCCCGTCACCAAGGTCGAGGAGCTGACCGGCTTCCCCGAGTGCCTGGACGGCCGGGTCAAGACGCTGCACCCGCGGGTGCACGCCGGGATCCTCGCCGACCTGCGCCTGGACTCGCACCGCGAGCAGCTGGCGGAGCTGGGCGTGGAGCCGTTCGACCTGGTCGTGGTGAACCTGTACCCGTTCAAGGAGACCGTCGCCTCGGGCGCCTCCGCCGACGAGTGCGTGGAGCAGATCGACATCGGCGGGCCCTCGATGGTCCGCGCCGCCGCCAAGAACCACCCGTCGGTGGCGGTCGTCACCAGCCCCGAGCGGTACGCGGACGTGCTCGCCGCCGTCCGGGACGGCGGCTTCGAGCTGGCGGCCCGCAAGCGCCTGGCCGCCGAGGCGTTCCAGCACACCGCCGCGTACGACGTGGCCGTGGCCTCCTGGATGACCAACGTGTACGCGCCGGAGGACGGCGCCGCGCTGCCCGGCTTCCTCGGCGGGACCTGGGAGCGCAAGTCGACCCTGCGCTACGGCGAGAACCCGCACCAGGCCGCCGCGCTCTACACGGACGGCCGGCCGGGCGGCATCGCCAACGCCGAGCAGCTGCACGGCAAGGAGATGTCCTTCAACAACTACGTGGACACCGAGGCCGCCCGCCGCGCCGCCTACGACCACGACGAGCCGTGCGTCGCGATCATCAAGCACGCCAACCCGTGCGGCATCGCCGTCGACGCCGACCTCGCCGCCGCCCACCGCAAGGCCCACGAGTGCGACCCGCTGTCCGCCTTCGGCGGGGTCATCGCGGTCAACCGCCCGGTGACGGTCGCCATGGCCGAGCAGGTCGCGGAGATCTTCACCGAGGTCATCGCGGCCCCGGCGTACGAGGACGGCGCGGTCGAGGTGCTGGCCCGCAAGAAGAACATCCGCGTGCTCAAGGTGGACGGCACCCCGCACCAGCCCGGCGACCTCAAGCCGGTCTCCGGCGGCGCCGTGCTCCAGCAGACGGACGTCTTCCAGGCCGAGGGCGACGACCCGGCCAACTGGACGCTGGCGACCGGTGAGGCGCTCTCGGCGGACGAGCTCAAGGAGCTCCTGTTCGCCTGGAAGGCGTGCCGGGCCGTCAAGTCCAACGCGATCCTGCTCGCCAAGGACGGCGCCTCGGTGGGCGTCGGCATGGGCCAGGTCAACCGGGTCGACTCCGCGAAGCTCGCGGTGGAGCGGGCGGGGGAGGAGCGGGCGCGCGGCTCCTACGCCGCCTCGGACGCGTTCTTCCCGTTCCCGGACGGGCTGGAGATCCTGACGGCCGCGGGCGTGAAGGCCGTGGTGCAGCCGGGCGGTTCGGTGCGGGACGAGCTGGTGGTCGAGGCCGCGAAGAAGGCGGGCGTCACGATGTACTTCACCGGGACGCGCCACTTCTTCCACTGA
- a CDS encoding isocitrate lyase/phosphoenolpyruvate mutase family protein — MTPVAAFRALHHGRAPGDPLILPGPWDAASARVFEEAGFPALATPSAGVAASLGHADGETPGDEMFAAVARIVRAVSVPVSADVEGGYGLSPKELVGRLLETGAVGCNLEDSAEGALKDPARHADWLAEVRAEAGDALFVNARVDTYIAGLTDLDATIARARAYAAAGADCVYPYGAPAEHLPKIAAAVPVPVNQVAKADGPTPRRLGELGASRVTFGPLLQQRATHALREIAQHLRTG, encoded by the coding sequence CTGACCCCCGTCGCCGCCTTCCGCGCCCTGCACCACGGGCGCGCCCCGGGCGACCCCCTGATCCTGCCGGGCCCGTGGGACGCGGCCAGCGCCCGCGTCTTCGAGGAGGCGGGCTTCCCGGCGCTCGCCACGCCGAGCGCGGGGGTCGCCGCCTCGCTCGGCCACGCGGACGGCGAGACGCCCGGGGACGAGATGTTCGCGGCGGTCGCGCGGATCGTCCGGGCCGTCTCCGTCCCGGTCTCGGCGGACGTCGAGGGCGGCTACGGCCTCTCCCCCAAGGAGCTCGTGGGCCGTCTCCTGGAGACCGGCGCGGTCGGCTGCAACCTGGAGGACTCGGCGGAGGGCGCGCTCAAGGACCCGGCGCGGCACGCCGACTGGCTGGCCGAGGTGCGCGCGGAGGCCGGGGACGCGCTGTTCGTCAACGCGCGCGTGGACACGTACATCGCGGGCCTGACCGATCTCGACGCGACCATCGCGCGGGCGCGCGCGTACGCGGCGGCGGGCGCGGACTGCGTCTACCCCTACGGGGCCCCGGCCGAGCATCTGCCGAAGATCGCCGCCGCCGTTCCGGTCCCGGTCAACCAGGTCGCCAAGGCCGACGGCCCGACCCCGCGCCGCCTGGGCGAACTGGGCGCGTCCCGGGTCACGTTCGGCCCCCTCCTCCAGCAGCGGGCCACCCACGCCCTGCGGGAGATCGCCCAGCACCTGCGCACGGGCTGA
- the purN gene encoding phosphoribosylglycinamide formyltransferase yields MASPPSSAAPARLVVLVSGSGTNLQALLDAIAADPAGYGAEIVAVGADRDGIVGLERAEKAGLPTFVCRVKDFDTRDEWDRALAGATAAYEPDLVVSAGFMKIVGKRFLARFGGRTVNTHPALLPSFPGAHGVRDALAYGAKVTGCTVHFVDDGVDTGPIIAQGVVEVRADDSEDALHERIKEVERRLLVDVVGRLARDGYRIEGRKVLLP; encoded by the coding sequence GTGGCCTCCCCGCCCTCCTCCGCCGCTCCGGCGCGCCTCGTCGTGCTGGTGTCCGGCTCCGGTACGAACCTCCAAGCCCTGCTGGACGCGATCGCGGCCGACCCGGCCGGATACGGCGCGGAGATCGTCGCCGTCGGCGCCGACCGGGACGGCATCGTGGGACTTGAGCGGGCCGAAAAGGCTGGTTTGCCCACCTTTGTCTGCCGGGTCAAGGACTTCGACACCCGCGACGAGTGGGACCGGGCGCTGGCCGGGGCGACCGCCGCGTACGAGCCGGACCTGGTCGTGTCGGCGGGTTTCATGAAGATCGTGGGGAAGCGGTTCCTCGCCAGGTTCGGCGGGCGGACCGTCAATACGCACCCCGCCCTGCTGCCCAGTTTTCCCGGCGCCCACGGCGTCCGTGACGCCCTCGCGTACGGCGCCAAGGTCACCGGTTGCACCGTCCACTTCGTCGACGACGGCGTCGACACCGGCCCGATCATCGCCCAGGGCGTGGTCGAGGTCCGGGCGGACGACTCGGAGGACGCGCTCCACGAGCGCATCAAGGAAGTCGAGCGAAGGCTGCTCGTCGACGTCGTGGGGCGGCTGGCCCGCGACGGCTATCGCATTGAGGGACGAAAGGTTCTGTTGCCGTGA
- a CDS encoding DUF3017 domain-containing protein, with amino-acid sequence MDAETSTGDGGSGAESRTGPPLNGARPPATGTAGGPGPSAGGGPAAPAPRKASRRFPSITRDTARPEGGGRAASGASPAPARQWPLLSVLVATGFGLLLVSVDLFRVGLIVIGLALLAGGVMRWTLPSVGMLAVRSRFTDITTYGLLGVMIVLLALVAQPRPWLNVPFLEDAVHFTVR; translated from the coding sequence ATGGACGCCGAGACGAGTACGGGGGACGGCGGCAGCGGGGCGGAGAGCCGCACCGGGCCGCCGCTGAACGGTGCCCGGCCGCCCGCCACCGGCACGGCGGGCGGCCCCGGGCCGTCCGCGGGCGGGGGCCCGGCCGCCCCCGCCCCCCGCAAGGCGTCCCGGCGCTTCCCCTCCATCACCCGTGACACCGCGCGGCCCGAGGGCGGCGGGCGGGCGGCCTCCGGGGCCTCGCCCGCGCCCGCGCGCCAGTGGCCGCTGCTGTCGGTCCTGGTGGCGACCGGGTTCGGGCTGCTGCTGGTCTCGGTGGACCTGTTCCGGGTCGGTCTGATCGTCATCGGCCTCGCCCTGCTGGCGGGCGGGGTGATGCGCTGGACGCTGCCGTCGGTGGGAATGCTGGCGGTCCGCTCCCGCTTCACCGACATCACCACGTACGGGCTGCTCGGCGTGATGATCGTGCTGCTCGCCCTGGTGGCGCAGCCCCGGCCGTGGCTGAACGTGCCGTTCCTGGAGGACGCGGTCCACTTCACCGTCCGCTGA